The DNA segment gaaatacatcatgactagacataatgaaccaaaatactagtctatacatgggccctaccaaaatacaaaagactggtgaggtgactctggacaatggcagatctggtcaaaactctgtccgaacactactgtggcggctgctgctGTGATGgctactgatctccagtacctacgcaatggaaaaccaacgcgctaagcataacgcttagtggtgcataatttataatgacaataatttaacaattaaaataataattgcaatttgtaatttctgggtctttaacatttttattactctttggaaacaattaacattatcgggattttttatgattacttattgtattttaagtcttaattaatttttatcagtgcccatgaaacctataacaaattataaaagctggatgctcgagtgtatactggttagacagccatatgtctatccagtatacgtctgtcaggcataaggccagctgtcgggcacgagactcgCTGTCGGGCacgtaaagccagaaataaagtaggcacaatggccagtaagtaggcatatagcctgtagaacaatcataccagatatATATTATcaattcatgattttctcggtaggcagtactgctatctgtagtccctaattggtataccaatttatctaaactaaataaataagtctaggtatactatgggcaattaaatatttttaattattttagcactattcactgttactattttctggtactgtttattggtaccattaatttcatattaataggatattagtcccaatttacatattcatatcatttttaatatttaattatccttatgagtattttaattatcataaataGCATTtgtcccatgaacctttctttaggttcgtgttgatgtgttatttttatctaggaatttgactaggttaggatgtctatttagtcacacttcctttatAATAATTGCTCTTCTATGTTTAACCTTGAATTTCagcttttgaatcactgaatttggggttatagaactaaagttatggtcaaaataccataaccggTCCCTTtccctctaagctgtccagaatttacaattcctggtcaataaattttgaccagtcatttgatcattttatggtcatttttagacttaggttccttcacaaaatatgttcctctatgtcttagggactcccaggtacaatttcataaattttcaagcttggtatagtaagttatagtcaatgtattaacctagactcctaatcctataaaggcaataaccaaacttcagggcagtatgtttgaccctctttttagggtctttacacttagaatttggcaaaggtgtctaaatcaatgttgtagccctaagtatcatgtttctagatcatattggcacatctcaaatggaatttcctagtgggagttatggccaaatgaacacacgggtatcaaatggcattctgggttcaacttaacattttccagatttcaattcctaactttggctaatattttccttaggatgcaatggtttctagagcttggtcaaaacataaaaattgttgtgctatgtcttataaaacttttggcactagtttcactcaatttgcagctttggagaccaagttatggcatttttgccaaaactggtcaataataccaaaggaacagtatctTAGACAATTtctaggttggcagttttagtgactcaaattttactaacaatttgatttggttaaaagcaaaactgggtcaagtggtcttcataaaaagtgtagccctatgtctaagctttccattgatgaaattttaggtcatttggaccagtatagagagagttatgaccaaatgaacacgtactattcatttgatcattttttgggttggcagttttagtgactgaacttgtgctaacaatttgatttagttaaaggcaaaactgggtcaagtggtcctctgtagccctatgtctaagctttctattgatgaaattttaggtcatttggaccagtatagagagatttatgaccaaatgaacacgtactgttcatttggtcattttctgagtttggtgcagggtaatccaaatttgggcagtatttaggtcaagttttgaccAGAatgtgggcatggtttcttcatgaaaaatgaaggtttggatgtcccaaaacatCTCCagttggcctcatatcaattggagtcacacattgtcagttagggttcaacaaacacactggactcattgagtcccaacctgcagaaaatttgacactcccaaaattcgatctcctccttctccaaactccaaataagcatacatgtcacttctagtatcatcaatctcaacacaattaggtcaaattcaaaaatgtcacaaaatcctcaatttcaagtgcacaaccctagttttcaaagtttcaaatttacacaaacactacacaatcaaactcccaactatttcaactcatcacacattctcatagaaccatttttttatcacttaaaagcaacaaacctcaagttccatggctgccaaaaattcaagggttctttgctcaagattttctttttatttccatggcatttatacttggctaaacatgcttttcatgtttaataaagagaagaagagggattagtgcactaaccttacttgagtttccctaacttcaaatttcttgcttccaatgagtgtctatagcttccttagggtgtggggagtattttttgtgaagtgggctatgggttttgatgtgtagaagcttgggaaatcaagcttggaagcttgataacaatggaggaaatgagggaaagagagagagaagaaatggaggaagaagaaggaagTGGGcggattttctttatttttctttttttttttaataactccGTTTATGTtatggattaggtgcaattagagaTTTAATTATATGTGTTTTGTTACAAATATGCAAACATTTTTTAATCTTCTGTTGAACTGTCAACATTGTGATCAGTTTTCAATATAATTCAGGGACCTTGAATTATTGATAAGACAAAAATCAGTAAAAATACAATGCAAATGCATGGCGGCCCTAATCTTAAGAGACCCAACAAAATTTGTTTTTGATAAAATAAACTTCACCCCCAAAAATATTTTATTGGTGAAAAATTATTCAGATATTACAGAAAATAAAATCTGCCAATATAAATATGAAGGATCTCTTGATTTTGAAAATCTCAGTTATGaataattatcattaaattatTATCTTATAAAAGTAAGAGTGCCTAATCATTCATGTAATGTAAATAGAAAGCAATGGGTGGGTGAGTTCAAtaataatatttgttaaaataGTCAGCTCAAGTTATCTTATCCTTTTCAGGAATCCAACTACTCTTCACGTCCTTAAATATGCATTATGTATCTGACCTCGATAAAGGATATTCTAAGCAGGAGTTTATTCTCATCTTCaactatattattaaaataattaaataaaatttaattaatgaattaaaatatTACATATATTTTAAGATTGCTGGACTATGAAATGCACATGTGTTAGGTGGGTGGTGACAgacaaagaaatttaatttaggaaaatctaattaaattataatttgtaaaaataatataaataaaataaatataagttAACAGAGAAAAAGTTAATAATCTGTTATAAATAAATGATAGTGATAAAAATAaacatcttaattttttttaacaaaattaatttgttaaaaattaaatagatttgttataaattcaaaaatgaaatgaatattttatattataaattattgaacttaaatatatattaatgacttacaattaaaaaaaaaaccttgtccaatttatttaaaatctacttttttttcaaaaaaaatattaaaaaattatttaaaccatCCTAATTGTAAATGTGTTTGATTACACTTACATATATCTAATGGATTTATCTATAAATTATAAACACGAATACATATATTTTAGCACATTTAATTGTCATAATTTAGGATACGATGCATAcatgatattttaataaaaagttATATTTATTACATTTGCGaaataatatatgtatatatcatatttatatttaaatataacatacatataattatttaaatataaaatatattaactatgtaaatataaaattcaaaaaataatgaattaatttgtttgaTCTTAAAAAAATAAGGATTAAATTATTGGTTTCGTCAAAATGACAATAATTAAATTGTTTCAATTGAAATTTGGGTTAAcagtatattaaaaaaataaggaCTATTTTCTTGATGGATTAAAAATAGGACTAACttgtttgattttaaaaatatagaaactaaattatatatttcaccaaatatcaaaaatgaaattatagattattttaggaaaaaaattaatttttgaaaaattaccaCTACACTCCTGCAAACTTTTAAAATCTCAGGGACTCGATGCCCACTGTTGGTGGGTTTCCTAATTATCTGAAGATAGAAAGTGCAGTTTGGAGGCCATAGCTTTCAAAATGTAAACCAACATAGAAGGACAACAAAAGCCAATTCAAATCCTGGAAATAAGGTATTGAATTCGAGGGACATCACTTTAAGTAATTTATTTTTGACTGACTTTCAAAGTCCTTACCATTCGACTTTATGTTTCTATTAATCCAAATACGTTTCTATTATCACgatagcatatatatatatgcgcGCGCGTGTGTGTTTATCTTATAATGGAAAAAGTTGTACAAATCCTTATACCCTCTCTCGCCCTTGAAGCAAAAACAGGggtgaaaaaaagaaaattaattaactcTAGGAGGTGAAAATGAAGAACTTCATCACAACTCTCAGAAGCTTGAAAGAGTTGAATCAGTCCAATTTGATATTGGAAATTAATTCAAAAGGAGGGATGATTTAATGATTAAATGTATGCATATACAATTGTAGAAGAATTGGTCATTGGTGAAATAAAAAAAAGGTAACCATTAACGACTACCTGGCAACCTTTCACATTAGAGAATTTTGAGAGACTTTCATCTATAAATACTCATCTATTCATGCAAGATTTTTCACATCTTCCCCTCAACGACTAAAGGCTAAAGAAAGTAGTCATATAATGAAGAGCTTTCATTTCCTTGTCTTATTGTCTCTGGCATTGGCTTTCTCTTTTGCCTCTGCCTTTGACCCTAGCCCTCTCCAGGACTTCTGTGTTGCCATACCTGAACCTAAGAATGCTGGTATATATAAGCTTGCTTTCAGTTTTTCGGCTTTCTTTCATGTTTCTGTCATAGCATTATCCTATAAATATCAGTATTTCCTGTATAGAAATCTTTTTCTCATTTTGTTATATGCATGTTCAATGGTTACTGACAATTACTTTGATATATTAATGCAGTGTTTGTCAATGGGAAGTTCTGCAAGAACCCAAACCTTACCGTAGCTGAAGATTTCTTTTTTCCGGGACTCAATGTTCCTGGAAATACAGGAAATCGAGTTGGATCCAATGTCACCCTCGTGAATGTTGATAAACTATTTGGACTTAATACTCTTGGTATTTCTCTCGCTCGGTTAGACTTTGCACCCAATGGTGGCTTAAATCCTCCTCACACCCATCCTCGTGCCACAGAGATCCTTGTAGTCGTGGAAGGCACCCTTTATGTTGGCTTTGTGACATCCAACCCTAATCGCCTTTTCACTAAAGTCTTATACCCAGGAGATGTTTTTgtatttccaattggtctcattcaCTTCCAGTTTAATATTGCAAAGACCAATGCAGTTGCCTTTGCTGGTCTAAGCAGCCAAAACCCAGGTGTCATCACGATAGCAAATGCAATCTTCGGGCCTAATCCACCCATTAATCCTGATGTTCTCGCTAAGGCCTTCCAATTGAACAACGATGAAGTGGTAAAACTTCAGAAACTGTTTGCCTATGCATAAAACAACCATTTAAATTAAGTCAGTGCTGCTCACTGTTTAAGAATAAAGTTTAGCTATGTTCGATGCAGTGTCTCCAATAATTGAGCAAGCGTATCCTAATCAAATAAAATGATGTAATTTCTTGGTGTGCCTATTCTAATGACATAAAGAGATGTGTTCTTGTTCTGCCTTtccaatatgtatatatatatatatgttgatttATTTTGGTTACAGTATTGCATTTTTATTCATTTACTTCTCTAAGGGAAGGAGATCTGAAATCAACTCAAATAATGCATTATCATTAcactaattattattttaactgttattaacaaaaatataattacacTAGTTTGCTTCACTGATTCTCTAGTCTTACGGATTGGTCAGTCCCATGTGTTAACGCTGTGTTCAACATCAAGTAGTTGTTGTTGCTTTTTTTTGTTTAACATAACATAATGTTTTAGATAGATGCTCAAAGTTGTTGGAATTCAATGTTAGAATTCAATGTTTAATTAATGCCACTGATATATGAACGTAATTCGATGACTTGACTTCCCAAAATATACAAATATTTACAGGTACGCCAAAGCAGCATCTGCGGAAAAAAAAAAGCTTCCGattaaattttttggataaatatTATAAGACAATATTGTTCAGCAGCTATTAGCTCACAAATGATGTACCCATTTTTCGGTAATCAATGACTGCTCAACCACCCACATGTAGCATGTTCCTTGCCAAATGAAATTAGACAGCAGACAAGATTCTGTTTTATTAtcatttagaaaaattaattaaagatataatttttttaaattatgattaaaatattaattctCTAATCATTTATATATAAGTTACAAACTATTTATTTAGTTATTACTTTAATATTGtaataagtagctattattattattattattattattattattattattattattattattattattattattattatggttaactaattaaaatattagacatattttaataattttataaatttctcatttaatgattcttaaatttttttttattttatttaattataaaaatttaagaattatatatattaaaattaataaaataatttaaaattatgttaTGAAAGTAGTCATAAGAGGTTAAATACTTTactttctctctccctcttttacatatttaataatttttaatttactttaatgttattttatttttatttatcttattttagtattcatttaataaagacatattttttattatatattaaatactatataaaatgaattgtgaaaaaatgaaatgaaataaaaatttattttcatagttatggtaaacaataaatttatattaatattcaattttcattatttttttgatattttttatagtatattaataaataattaatatcattaatttagataatattaatcatgttatGTTGCATTATTTTATCATGTtatgtaatattattttattattatttagaaaaattaattaatgatacaatttctataaactatgattaagttattaatttcctaattatgtatatgtaagttacaaattatataattattacattttaatattataataaagagttattattattattattattgttattattattattattattattattattacaaatgtCTAGAAAAGCTTAATTTAATTAGAGATAGAAAAAACTAagagttaattatattaatttattaattatactcaaTGACCACGCATATGCTAATTTATGTATATTCAATGTTCGCTTTCTGATGAAGAGGTTGTTtagattttataaaataattcaagAAGAGATAAGATTTTAAATTTGTCACATTTATAGCAAGTagcaatttttaatttaatttattgataataatttttctatattttttaaacagttgtaatatataattatta comes from the Hevea brasiliensis isolate MT/VB/25A 57/8 chromosome 5, ASM3005281v1, whole genome shotgun sequence genome and includes:
- the LOC131180193 gene encoding germin-like protein subfamily 1 member 13, yielding MKSFHFLVLLSLALAFSFASAFDPSPLQDFCVAIPEPKNAVFVNGKFCKNPNLTVAEDFFFPGLNVPGNTGNRVGSNVTLVNVDKLFGLNTLGISLARLDFAPNGGLNPPHTHPRATEILVVVEGTLYVGFVTSNPNRLFTKVLYPGDVFVFPIGLIHFQFNIAKTNAVAFAGLSSQNPGVITIANAIFGPNPPINPDVLAKAFQLNNDEVVKLQKLFAYA